Within the Pseudorasbora parva isolate DD20220531a chromosome 15, ASM2467924v1, whole genome shotgun sequence genome, the region aggagaacagacactacaattaaatactgaacgtgtctgttcaatataatgagtgagttgccacttgagtctcacagcactaactcagattaggagtcagattacatttaacgtcataaatgagctaatgagctctcgtgatgagagctgaggtaatcgcaaccacactcgcggcatacattcacaacgccagttcagtctttcataggaattaatttgagaagttaaaacactaacattgctcagcataggtCCGTTTAAGTGAATGCCTGTAGCTGCTGAACTGAGCtgatctccatccctcatgcgcgggttcaaaacatgcggaaatgtctccctctgctggctgtagtctttagcctttgggcaaacattcctcctataatgcaaatatcgtcaatttgcgtcacgggaggaatttttcctgaaataaaatgcataaatctcttgtctcagggggatatgaggggggaagcacaatcatttgaatatactccagggtttctactgatacaaagccatatgctaatcgctgaagtaacatCCATGGAACTTTTCCATTGCACAGAAGGTTCTTTGTAGTGGAAAAGGGTTCTTTAgactattaatttttttttgtgtgtgtgtgtgtgttttgcagtAATACACAATAttaggcacaatatgtaattttcgcCCCTAGAGtttgcttattttaaataaagacgTAGCTTGATGACTCATTGATTTTGTGGAATCATGAGAGTTGTCCTCTGAAGGCGAAAAGTGGAAAAGAGTCAGACGGGAACGCAGCGCTGCTTTATCATATCACACACATCTGAGTGTGCTGAGagtgatgttataatgctactatGTGTGTTCACTCTgcgctactatgagacacttgttcacactgcagtgagagaTGGATATTAggtggtaaaacatggtactctgtgcggtaaatcaagaacaccagatttaaacaataagactaactgtgttgagctggagaacaatcattagtttctgtccatcaatgatccaaacagttgctctcctgtctaataaaacacatcagatattaaagcagctttagtgtttccatggtttctacaaaatcaAACCGGAAATTGAGGACCGGAACGTtggtatgatgtcattggtGACAGTCACGGTTtcatgtcctggttaaaattacttatttctctggatttaaacatttggaataatgcaagtacacaacacaagtcaacaaaatatataacacttttCTAatggtttttagatattttaatccaaaaatcttacatattgtgccttacAAGCTTCTTTAGGGAATCCTAAAttgttcttctatggcattgcTGTACAAACTCCTTTATGaacctgtatttttattagtgTAATGAAACTTTTATGTATGTAGAATAGCAGTTTTCAGGGCATTTGGAGTTTCATATATTAATAAGAACAAGAATTAGGTCAGGTGAGAACTTTCAAACCATGGACATATAAAAGTAGATTTGTTTTCAAGCGCTATTACTCATTGCATGTCAATAATGCGCAGTTGTATGCATGGTTACAAAAATTGGGCTGCACCTTAGTGTTACATGAGGACGTTGTGTGTGGACATCCACGGACACTCCTAATGGCGAAAATTACGACCGGCCGAAGTAGGATATACTTTGGCTTAACACACCAACACTACACAGAAATGTTCTGTAATGTCTTTAAAATATGTAGTAAATGTGAATATCATTCTGTGAATGTCTTTACTCTGACACACAGGCTGCCCTTTCGACCCTTGGGtcaaaataaacaatgcagTGGCCAATGTTATCGGTAGCCTGGTGTTCGGCCATCGACACGAGTATGATGACGCTGATTTCCAGAAGCGTCTACAAATGAGTGCAGAGTCAGTGTTTCTTACAGGATCTATGTGGGCCCAGGTAGAGTCTACTGAAAATACTGCTtttctaaaaaacaaaaaaaacaaaaaaacctttttgTTACTGTACGCATTTAAAGCATTTTATAACTGGGGGAACATTTTTTTCAATGCTTGGAACACAATATCACCATAGAGATTACTCCTCATTTTATCATGatgtcctgtttttttttttttttttagctgtatGATGCCTTCCCGGGAATAATGAAGTGGTTGCCAGGACCTCATCATACGATAATCTCAAACTATCAAGAGTTAGCGAACTTCCTGGAAAAGAAAATCGAGCAACACAGACCAGACTGGGACAGCAACAATCCTAGAGACTATATTGATGCCTAcctgactgaaactgagatgGTAAAAACATGCCAAGAAATAAATAAGGGTTCTGCAGCAATAATTGATAATGTAGGGGAGACTGGGGCAAGATGAGCCAGGGGGTAAGTGGACCCACCCCCTTTATCTTGGCAACTGTACTCTTTTATTGTCATGTGATCATATTTTTAGTACCActcgtcattttttttttaaatatgaagcACATTGGAGCAGTGGGAGGCACCcatttactttaaaacagtttttGGCTTGTCAAAGTAACATTTTAGCATAACCCATGCATCAAAGCAAATTTGTCCAGGTCTAAAATATTTATGATCAATATTGGTGATTTAGTGATggtttaaaaaccatgcaaatcATTTAGCTAAATGTTAGCTTGAAATGGTAAAATAGCTAGTTTAGTCAAAAATAGTAACTATGGGGCAAAGTGAGCCAAATGCTGTGGGATAAATTAATTTGACTCTTTAGTCTGTTTTTAGGAAGACTACAATTTTGTTGTTCAACATAATTTCAGAAATACAAACAGTCAAAGAAACTGAAATTTCAACGTAATTTGGTTTTATGTGGTTTTATGTTAGCTTTAAGGGAAAAGACTATTTGTAAAAGGAAATTTGATTATTGAAGGTGTTTTTGAAAGAGGTAAATTATCTTTTCATTTTCACTTGGGTCTGAATCAGATTAAAATAGATGTTTTGTTTGATGCAGCTTGTCCACTAACTCGGCTCAATTTACCCCTAAACCGGGGTTAATTGAGCCacataaacactttttttaaataagaagCCATATTTTAAGAAACCTTTGTCACAGATGTATTccaatattttaaaacaataggAAACATCTTGACATAACTTTAGATACTTCCATTACTTCCGCCTTATTTTCTCTTAACTTGAGGACCACATAAGTAAAATCTTACCCCACTCTCCCCTACTCATGTATGTTcttgaataaatgtattcactAAGTAATTTATTCATGTTCTCGTGCTTCATTTGGCCATAGAGGAAGAATGACAGCGATGCGGGGTTTAATATTGGCAGTCTGGTGTGGAACATGGTGGACTTGTTTGAGGGTGGAACGGAAACAACTACCATCACACTCCGATGGGTTCTGCTTTTCCTGATCAAGTACCCCGACATTCAAAGTACAATAATATTAACATGAACAGTAATAAAGGAAAGAAGCAGCCGTGTTACCAAATGGTTTCTCAACAATGTTCTTAACGTGTTTCTTTAGAGAAGGTGAGAGCAGAGATTGAGCAGGTGATCGGCTCCCGTCCACCTACTATGACCGATAAGGCAAACATGCCTTACACCAATGCTTTCATTCATGAGGTTCTCAGGAAAGCAAACATTGTGCCTATTAATATGTCTAGAGTTGCGAGGAAGGACACAACTCTTGGTGGCTACTTGATACCAAAGGTAAAAGCAGATTAGTGTgcaaatttttttaatgtttaaatatttagataCTACATCTTTTCCTTTCTGTGCTGAATTAAGGGGACTGTGATGATCACTAATCTGACATCCGTACTGTATGACAAACATGAATGGGAGACACCAGACACCTTTAATCCTGGACACTTTCTAGACTCTGAGGGCCAGTTCTGCAGGAGAAATGCCTTTTTCGCCTTCTCAGCAGGTATAGTTTATCTATTgcttccaaaaaaaaaagtctccaattgaaaatgttctagtgactgatcatatatatatttttccagtgggccaaattgaaattctgtgaattgatgcaatttaattcacggaaattcaatttggccaactgaaaaatttagatgtgatctgTCACAAAATGCataattggagacctgatttttttttacagtgtatatcagggctattcaaatcttactgggccaatgcactgcagagtttagctttaaccctaatcaaacacacctgaacatgctaatcaatgtcttc harbors:
- the cyp2ad6 gene encoding cytochrome P450 2AD6, with product MIVYSLYECMGFKSCLFLICLLLLLIDIIRNKNPANFPPGPWPLPILGNVFTDVNYKTVDQLIEKYGNIFSLRNGYNKTVYVSGFKMVKDVLITQGENFIDHHVPPLFDTLYKGRGISFNNGYSWRKQQQFAMSHLKKGRKTIEEHIQQECYFLCGAFKEEQGCPFDPWVKINNAVANVIGSLVFGHRHEYDDADFQKRLQMSAESVFLTGSMWAQLYDAFPGIMKWLPGPHHTIISNYQELANFLEKKIEQHRPDWDSNNPRDYIDAYLTETEMRKNDSDAGFNIGSLVWNMVDLFEGGTETTTITLRWVLLFLIKYPDIQKKVRAEIEQVIGSRPPTMTDKANMPYTNAFIHEVLRKANIVPINMSRVARKDTTLGGYLIPKGTVMITNLTSVLYDKHEWETPDTFNPGHFLDSEGQFCRRNAFFAFSAGKRQCPGENLAHMELFIFLSMLLQTFSFSPPSGEEPSLESQMGFTQAPLPYKLCAHTR